One Thalassospira marina DNA window includes the following coding sequences:
- a CDS encoding sodium-dependent transporter, translated as MMKREHWGSRLGFILAAAGSAVGLGNIWKFPYMAGVNGGGAFLLIYLALVFTIGLSVMLAEMVIGRMAEKNAIGAFKKLKGGAWPLVGLCGVAAAFMILSFYSVVAGWTIAYMVKAVTGDISSSDPAVLGAAFGGFISGNVSPLVYHAIFMALTVFVVLSGIGSGIERASKILMPALFVLLLILIIRAVTLPGAGEGLAFLLQPDFSKVSWSTVSDALSQAFFSLSLGMGAMITYGSYLSKKENIAGAAGWVTLLDTAVAVLAGLLVLPAVFAFGFDPAAGPGLTFITLPAVFAQMPFGEFFAFLFFLLLAIAALTSSVSILEVVVAYFVDDRGISRKVASVVMGAIIFVLGIPSSLSMGIMADTKFFGMTFFDLMDFLSSKLLLPIGGLFISLFVGWVVWGAAKADIAAHNGQIPVWINAWGILVKFIAPAAIAFILIQGLVG; from the coding sequence ATGATGAAACGTGAGCATTGGGGGTCACGCCTCGGCTTTATTCTGGCGGCTGCGGGGTCGGCTGTCGGTTTGGGTAATATCTGGAAATTCCCCTATATGGCAGGGGTCAACGGGGGCGGCGCGTTCCTGCTGATTTATCTGGCACTGGTCTTTACCATTGGTCTGTCGGTGATGCTGGCAGAAATGGTTATTGGTCGCATGGCCGAAAAAAATGCCATTGGCGCATTCAAAAAACTTAAGGGCGGTGCATGGCCGCTTGTGGGCCTGTGCGGCGTTGCCGCGGCCTTTATGATCCTGTCATTTTACAGTGTCGTTGCTGGCTGGACCATTGCCTATATGGTCAAGGCCGTAACCGGCGACATTTCCAGCAGCGATCCTGCTGTTCTGGGTGCCGCATTTGGCGGTTTCATTTCGGGCAATGTTTCGCCGCTGGTTTATCATGCCATTTTCATGGCGCTGACGGTGTTTGTTGTGCTTTCGGGCATTGGCAGTGGCATTGAACGCGCATCGAAAATTCTGATGCCGGCCCTGTTTGTGCTGCTGCTGATTTTGATCATTCGCGCAGTCACGTTGCCGGGTGCGGGCGAAGGCCTTGCCTTCCTGCTGCAGCCGGATTTCTCGAAAGTAAGCTGGAGCACGGTTTCCGATGCCCTGTCGCAGGCGTTTTTCTCGCTCTCGCTGGGTATGGGGGCCATGATCACCTATGGTTCGTACCTGTCGAAAAAAGAAAATATCGCCGGTGCTGCTGGCTGGGTGACGCTGCTTGATACCGCTGTTGCGGTTCTGGCCGGTCTTCTGGTTCTGCCTGCTGTGTTTGCCTTTGGTTTTGACCCGGCAGCTGGCCCTGGCCTCACCTTTATCACCCTGCCGGCCGTTTTTGCGCAGATGCCGTTTGGCGAATTTTTCGCCTTCCTGTTCTTCCTGCTGCTGGCGATTGCCGCACTGACCTCGTCGGTGTCGATCCTTGAAGTTGTGGTTGCCTATTTCGTTGATGACCGTGGTATCAGCCGTAAGGTTGCATCGGTTGTCATGGGGGCCATCATTTTCGTTCTGGGCATTCCGTCCTCGCTTTCAATGGGGATCATGGCCGATACCAAATTCTTTGGCATGACCTTCTTTGATCTGATGGACTTCCTGTCCTCCAAACTGCTGCTGCCGATCGGCGGTCTGTTTATTTCGCTGTTTGTGGGCTGGGTTGTCTGGGGCGCTGCCAAGGCTGATATCGCAGCGCATAACGGTCAGATTCCGGTTTGGATCAATGCATGGGGTATTCTGGTGAAATTCATTGCACCGGCTGCCATTGCCTTCATCCTGATCCAGGGTCTGGTTGGCTAA
- a CDS encoding cytochrome c-type biogenesis protein translates to MMRHLRINGPLLLAMLVLVMTLSFYARPAFAVNPDEMLSDPVLESRARVISEELRCLVCQNQSIDDSDADLAHDLRVLVRERLLAGDTNDQVIDYIVARYGDYVLLNPPFKPDTYILWASPFILLILATLAVIGFYRRKKRDGRNTPANLTDQERKRLDEILSPSGD, encoded by the coding sequence ATGATGCGCCACCTTCGCATAAACGGGCCACTTCTGCTGGCGATGCTGGTCCTGGTCATGACCCTGTCCTTTTATGCCCGCCCAGCATTTGCCGTGAACCCGGATGAAATGCTGTCTGATCCGGTGCTTGAATCGCGCGCCCGCGTCATCAGCGAGGAATTGCGCTGCCTGGTTTGTCAAAACCAGTCGATTGATGATTCCGATGCCGACCTTGCCCATGATCTGCGCGTTCTGGTGCGTGAACGCCTGCTGGCAGGTGACACCAACGATCAGGTGATTGATTATATTGTCGCGCGCTATGGCGATTATGTTCTGCTGAACCCGCCGTTTAAGCCCGACACCTATATTCTGTGGGCCAGCCCGTTTATCCTGCTTATTCTTGCGACGCTGGCTGTCATCGGGTTTTATCGTCGCAAAAAGCGCGACGGTCGCAATACACCGGCCAACCTGACCGATCAGGAACGCAAACGCCTTGATGAAATTCTAAGTCCTTCGGGGGATTAA
- the ccmB gene encoding heme exporter protein CcmB — protein MKILLAILTRDLRLALRQGADSIMVVAFFIVTTTLFPFGVGPEANILARIASGVIWVSALLAAMLSLERVFQTDFEDGTLELLALSPVPLELVVLGKVLAHWLTTGLPLIIAAPLMAVMLNMNSAGFGTLMLAMLVGTPALSLIGAIGAALILGARRGGVLVSLLVLPLYIPVLIFGAGAVEAALLGLPAGEHLQIMGAILLLTLALAPLAAAKALRLAVE, from the coding sequence ATGAAAATACTGCTCGCCATCCTTACGCGTGATCTTCGCCTTGCGCTTCGTCAAGGCGCTGATTCAATCATGGTGGTAGCGTTCTTCATCGTTACGACCACACTGTTTCCCTTTGGTGTCGGGCCGGAAGCCAATATTCTGGCGCGCATCGCATCGGGGGTGATCTGGGTTTCGGCCCTGCTGGCTGCCATGTTGTCGCTGGAACGCGTTTTCCAGACCGATTTTGAAGACGGCACGCTTGAACTGCTGGCCCTGTCGCCCGTTCCGCTGGAACTGGTGGTGCTGGGCAAGGTTCTGGCGCACTGGCTGACAACGGGCCTGCCGTTAATTATTGCCGCCCCCCTGATGGCGGTGATGCTGAATATGAACAGTGCCGGTTTTGGCACATTGATGCTGGCAATGCTGGTGGGCACCCCTGCCCTTAGCCTGATTGGCGCAATTGGCGCGGCCCTTATTCTGGGTGCGCGCCGGGGTGGGGTTCTGGTTTCGCTGCTGGTCTTGCCGCTTTACATTCCGGTTCTTATTTTTGGCGCCGGGGCGGTTGAGGCTGCACTTCTGGGGCTGCCCGCCGGGGAACATTTGCAAATTATGGGGGCCATCCTGCTGCTGACATTGGCACTGGCCCCACTGGCCGCGGCAAAGGCGCTGCGGCTGGCTGTTGAATAA
- a CDS encoding heme ABC transporter permease, with product MHRFAKPSVFLKLASAIMPWAIGITVLTLAVGLYLALVVSPADYQQGDTVRIMYIHVPSAWMGLFCYVGMAVCGAMSLIWKHPLADIAARATAPVGATFTALCLITGSLWGEPMWGTWWVWDARLTSMLILLFLYLGYMALVNAFDDPERGSKAGSALALVGVINVPIVKFSVDWWNTLHQPASVARMGGPSIDPSMLWPLFLIAVGFTGYYVVVLILRVRLELNERRIRALQLGGIGNESADTLHPAYNAEQVGAGK from the coding sequence ATGCATCGTTTCGCCAAACCAAGTGTATTCCTGAAACTGGCCAGTGCCATCATGCCCTGGGCCATCGGCATCACGGTGTTGACGCTTGCTGTCGGGCTGTATCTGGCGCTGGTGGTATCCCCGGCTGATTACCAGCAGGGTGATACGGTGCGCATCATGTATATTCATGTGCCATCTGCCTGGATGGGGCTGTTCTGCTATGTCGGCATGGCGGTTTGTGGCGCCATGAGCCTGATCTGGAAACACCCGCTGGCTGATATTGCTGCCCGTGCCACCGCCCCGGTTGGCGCAACCTTTACCGCCCTTTGCCTGATTACCGGCTCGCTTTGGGGCGAACCGATGTGGGGCACATGGTGGGTATGGGATGCCCGCCTGACATCCATGCTGATCCTGCTGTTTCTGTATCTGGGCTATATGGCGCTGGTAAATGCCTTTGATGATCCCGAACGCGGCTCAAAGGCGGGTTCGGCCCTGGCGCTGGTCGGTGTAATCAATGTCCCGATCGTCAAGTTTTCCGTTGATTGGTGGAACACCCTGCACCAGCCGGCATCGGTTGCGCGCATGGGCGGACCCAGCATTGACCCCAGCATGCTCTGGCCGCTGTTTTTGATCGCGGTCGGGTTTACCGGCTATTACGTCGTTGTGCTGATCCTGCGTGTCCGCCTGGAACTGAACGAACGCCGCATTCGCGCGCTGCAGCTTGGCGGTATTGGCAATGAAAGTGCCGATACCCTGCACCCCGCCTATAACGCCGAACAGGTCGGAGCCGGAAAATGA
- the ccmD gene encoding heme exporter protein CcmD — MSSFFEMGGYAGYVWSSYGLTTIALIVLLMVSMRGLKKSRRDLAHLEALLKSRRPRRKKAQPGAKS; from the coding sequence ATGAGCAGTTTTTTCGAAATGGGAGGTTATGCCGGTTATGTCTGGTCAAGCTATGGCCTTACCACCATCGCCCTGATTGTTCTTCTGATGGTCAGCATGCGCGGGTTGAAAAAAAGTCGCCGCGACCTTGCCCATCTTGAAGCCCTGTTAAAATCACGCAGACCCCGGCGCAAAAAAGCGCAGCCGGGCGCGAAATCCTGA
- a CDS encoding DsbE family thiol:disulfide interchange protein, producing the protein MRFWIAVIPLVLFAALAGIFLTNIGKDQSVIPSALIGKPAPEFSLPPLPGRDRGISRADLTQGHVSVVNVFASWCVPCRAEHPLIKRLAAEAGVPVYGLNYKEKDPQDGVNWLDELGDPYTAVGMDISGRTAIDFGVYGVPETFIIDGEGKIAYKQVGPIDAETLENVLLPKIRELKKG; encoded by the coding sequence ATGAGGTTCTGGATCGCTGTGATACCGCTGGTGCTGTTTGCTGCACTGGCTGGCATCTTTCTGACCAATATCGGCAAGGACCAGTCCGTCATCCCCTCGGCCCTGATCGGCAAGCCTGCCCCCGAATTTTCGCTGCCGCCCCTTCCCGGACGCGACCGGGGCATTTCGCGCGCCGATCTGACCCAGGGTCATGTTTCTGTCGTTAATGTGTTTGCTTCCTGGTGCGTGCCCTGCCGCGCTGAACATCCGCTGATCAAACGCCTTGCCGCCGAAGCCGGTGTTCCGGTTTATGGCCTGAACTACAAGGAAAAAGACCCGCAGGATGGCGTGAACTGGCTTGATGAACTGGGCGATCCCTATACCGCTGTCGGCATGGATATTTCCGGTCGCACCGCAATTGATTTCGGGGTTTACGGCGTTCCAGAAACCTTCATCATCGATGGCGAAGGCAAAATTGCCTACAAACAGGTCGGCCCCATCGATGCAGAAACACTTGAAAATGTCCTGCTGCCGAAAATCAGGGAGTTGAAAAAAGGATGA
- the ccmA gene encoding heme ABC exporter ATP-binding protein CcmA: MIVFTGSDLTCRRGERLVFADLAFDASRGDALMLRGRNGAGKSSLLRLMAGLSEPLAGTICWENDNIRQDMPAHRARMQYLGHQDAVKPVLTVRDNLRLWASLREVDNIDAVIDQALDALGILHLANSSGRFLSSGQKRRTALARILIGESDLWLLDEPTVGLDRESCADLARLIDDFRANGGIVVYSTHVDLDIASPRILNLDEFAIPMFDWLASDSDENDEFAENDPDQAHDNGAKDGTHENVKPGPARSAKAHSPSTDFEGIA; this comes from the coding sequence ATGATTGTTTTTACCGGTTCTGATCTGACCTGCCGCCGTGGTGAAAGGCTTGTTTTCGCCGATCTGGCGTTCGACGCATCCCGGGGCGATGCCCTGATGCTGCGCGGGCGTAACGGTGCGGGAAAGTCCAGCCTGTTGCGCCTGATGGCCGGGCTGTCCGAACCGCTGGCTGGCACCATTTGCTGGGAAAATGACAATATCCGCCAGGACATGCCCGCCCACCGCGCCCGGATGCAGTATCTGGGCCATCAGGATGCGGTTAAACCTGTTCTCACGGTGCGCGATAATCTCCGTCTATGGGCCAGCCTGCGCGAAGTGGACAATATCGACGCTGTCATTGATCAGGCCCTTGATGCATTGGGAATCCTGCACCTTGCCAATAGCAGCGGCCGGTTTCTTTCAAGCGGGCAAAAACGCCGCACCGCCCTTGCCCGTATCCTGATTGGCGAAAGCGATTTATGGCTGCTTGATGAACCGACCGTCGGGCTGGATCGCGAATCCTGCGCTGATCTTGCCCGTCTGATTGACGATTTCCGCGCGAATGGCGGCATTGTGGTTTATTCCACCCATGTCGATCTTGATATCGCATCGCCGCGCATCCTCAATCTCGATGAATTTGCCATTCCGATGTTTGACTGGCTGGCGAGCGATTCTGATGAAAATGACGAATTTGCCGAAAATGACCCTGACCAGGCGCACGATAACGGTGCAAAGGACGGCACACACGAAAATGTGAAGCCGGGACCAGCACGCAGCGCAAAGGCACACAGCCCCTCCACCGATTTCGAGGGGATCGCATGA
- a CDS encoding DUF1223 domain-containing protein produces the protein MKIEKFKSLWGSALAALLALAVPGPAHAAAGQNASITPQAVVELFTSEGCSSCPPADAVLRDISDETDNLLLLSFHVDYWNYLGWKDRFSEPAYTDRQRKYATFQHESYVYTPQIMINGAGSVRATHKDAILEAALKKPSPLASWVTIKTDSTAGQKPGGIIKLEAAKGDIPQKPLKIWLVGFDRKASTDVEAGENAGRNLKHVNIVRELDDLGTWDGKAREIPVRLEYECNGGIAVLLQEENGGPIRSASMARF, from the coding sequence ATGAAAATAGAAAAATTCAAATCTCTGTGGGGTTCCGCACTGGCAGCATTGCTCGCGCTTGCTGTTCCCGGCCCGGCCCACGCTGCCGCAGGGCAAAATGCCAGCATCACCCCGCAGGCGGTTGTTGAACTGTTCACATCCGAAGGATGCAGTTCCTGCCCGCCCGCCGATGCGGTGCTGCGCGATATTTCCGATGAAACCGACAACCTGCTTTTGCTGTCCTTCCATGTCGATTACTGGAACTATCTGGGCTGGAAAGACCGCTTTTCAGAACCGGCCTATACCGACCGCCAGCGCAAATATGCAACCTTTCAGCATGAAAGCTATGTCTATACCCCGCAGATCATGATCAACGGGGCAGGATCGGTGCGCGCCACCCACAAGGACGCGATACTTGAAGCGGCCCTTAAAAAGCCGTCGCCGCTGGCATCGTGGGTAACAATCAAAACCGACAGCACGGCAGGGCAAAAACCCGGTGGCATCATCAAGCTCGAAGCTGCCAAGGGCGATATCCCGCAAAAGCCGCTTAAAATCTGGCTGGTCGGGTTTGACCGCAAGGCCAGCACCGATGTTGAAGCAGGCGAAAATGCCGGGCGTAACCTCAAGCATGTCAATATCGTGCGCGAGCTGGACGACCTTGGCACCTGGGATGGCAAAGCCCGCGAAATTCCCGTACGCCTGGAATATGAATGCAATGGCGGCATTGCCGTTTTGTTGCAGGAAGAAAATGGCGGACCGATCCGCAGTGCCAGCATGGCACGCTTCTAA
- a CDS encoding heme lyase CcmF/NrfE family subunit: MIAETGHFALILLMMLGCCQAILFSPLGVLFRRGSVQLGTTSRLQTAGGPALGHGNGEKPGLWRAFTQSLIDPASLRLSRSATATASYPALNTAPVWPLPLLICLLAIGAQGSLIYSFIVSDFTLPLVAHYSHSSTPVLYRIAAAISPDRGATLLWITLTSIATILFLVQNAIFKKAENPQTVISMMGLIIALLAASVLIDGDPFARIIDPPLDGQGFDPQSQDILDIFYSPVLHAGLAGLSVIFAATIAALPRAALHRSWAEMLRPWAILSWTLLGAAMMISAYRAYAEQSWGNWWYWDASENAVLLPWLLATAFLHCLAVLEKTEALKPWTALLALSAFGAGWFGTFLARSDLLGPLPAALRASGDNAVLLIGFCVLFAGAYYLFSRVAGHLRENADFTLVSRESAMFINSVLLAVAAAIVMVGTVYPLFLRWLGGTIITVGPPFFVQALMPVTLAMLLLMGLSPTLRWRVDGAASVGRRMKLALILSIIVTLFVWMRHIDAPPLPLLGIGLAAWVVTAALGDLWEKLWRHRDHGESKYRNIQLLGPRYLGMSLAHIGMALLIAGGAASSLWEEQSVLSARTGQSIEIGPYNLQYEGVSLLPGENFATRKAKFIVYRNAQPVTELYPEVRYYPIRGVETKESAIWHGRDGDLHVSIGDRAEDSGRIVDVRFLPMMPWVWAGMLLILLGGVINVLTRMILLFKKNGVSAP, from the coding sequence ATGATCGCAGAAACCGGACATTTCGCGCTTATTCTTCTTATGATGCTGGGCTGTTGCCAGGCTATCCTGTTTTCCCCGCTTGGCGTGCTGTTTCGTCGTGGTTCGGTTCAACTTGGCACCACATCTCGCCTTCAAACCGCCGGTGGCCCTGCGCTGGGGCATGGTAATGGCGAAAAACCCGGCTTGTGGCGGGCCTTCACCCAGTCGCTGATCGATCCGGCATCTTTGCGCCTGTCGCGTTCGGCAACGGCAACAGCGAGCTATCCTGCCCTCAATACCGCACCGGTCTGGCCGCTGCCGCTTCTGATCTGCCTTCTCGCAATCGGGGCACAGGGCAGCCTGATTTACAGCTTTATTGTCAGCGATTTCACCCTGCCGCTGGTTGCGCATTACAGCCATTCATCCACACCGGTTCTTTATCGTATTGCCGCTGCCATCAGCCCGGATCGCGGCGCAACCCTGCTTTGGATCACGCTAACATCAATCGCCACCATCCTGTTTCTGGTGCAGAACGCGATTTTCAAAAAGGCCGAAAATCCGCAAACCGTGATTTCGATGATGGGGCTGATCATTGCCCTGCTGGCAGCCAGCGTCCTGATTGATGGCGACCCGTTTGCGCGCATCATTGACCCACCACTGGATGGCCAGGGCTTTGACCCGCAATCCCAGGATATCCTTGATATTTTCTATTCGCCGGTCCTGCATGCCGGGTTGGCGGGGCTGTCGGTTATTTTTGCCGCCACCATCGCCGCCCTGCCGCGTGCGGCCCTGCACCGGTCCTGGGCGGAAATGCTGCGCCCCTGGGCGATCCTGTCCTGGACGCTGCTGGGTGCCGCAATGATGATCAGCGCCTATCGCGCCTATGCCGAACAAAGCTGGGGCAACTGGTGGTACTGGGATGCATCGGAAAATGCCGTGCTGCTGCCCTGGCTTCTGGCAACCGCCTTTTTGCACTGCCTTGCCGTTCTGGAAAAAACCGAAGCCCTGAAACCCTGGACCGCCCTTTTGGCTCTTTCGGCTTTTGGCGCTGGCTGGTTTGGCACCTTCCTTGCCCGGTCCGACCTGTTGGGTCCGCTGCCCGCTGCCCTGCGTGCCAGTGGCGATAATGCGGTTCTTCTAATCGGGTTCTGCGTGCTGTTTGCCGGGGCCTATTACCTGTTTTCGCGGGTTGCGGGGCATTTGCGCGAAAATGCCGATTTCACACTGGTTTCGCGCGAAAGTGCGATGTTCATCAACAGCGTGCTGCTTGCCGTTGCCGCTGCCATTGTTATGGTGGGCACGGTTTACCCGCTGTTTTTGCGCTGGCTGGGCGGCACCATCATCACCGTTGGCCCACCGTTTTTCGTTCAGGCGCTGATGCCTGTTACCCTTGCCATGCTGCTATTGATGGGGCTATCACCCACACTGCGCTGGCGGGTGGATGGCGCGGCATCGGTTGGCCGACGCATGAAACTGGCGCTGATCCTGTCTATCATCGTCACCCTGTTTGTCTGGATGCGCCATATCGATGCACCACCCCTGCCGCTTCTCGGTATCGGGCTGGCCGCCTGGGTGGTGACCGCAGCCCTTGGCGATTTGTGGGAAAAATTGTGGCGCCACCGCGATCACGGCGAAAGCAAATATCGCAATATCCAGTTGCTGGGTCCGCGTTATCTGGGCATGTCGCTGGCCCATATCGGCATGGCATTGCTCATTGCCGGGGGGGCGGCCAGCAGCCTGTGGGAAGAACAATCCGTGCTGTCGGCCCGCACAGGGCAAAGCATCGAAATTGGCCCGTATAATTTGCAATATGAAGGCGTATCCCTGCTGCCGGGCGAAAATTTTGCCACCCGCAAAGCCAAATTCATTGTTTACCGCAATGCGCAGCCGGTGACCGAACTTTATCCTGAAGTCCGCTACTATCCGATCCGCGGCGTTGAAACCAAGGAATCCGCCATCTGGCATGGCCGTGATGGCGACCTGCATGTTTCAATCGGCGACCGTGCGGAAGATAGTGGCCGTATTGTTGATGTCCGTTTTCTGCCCATGATGCCGTGGGTCTGGGCGGGCATGCTGCTTATCCTGCTTGGCGGGGTTATCAATGTGCTGACGCGCATGATCCTGCTTTTCAAGAAGAACGGAGTTTCCGCCCCATGA
- the ccmE gene encoding cytochrome c maturation protein CcmE, which produces MSLSRAKSRKRQRMYLAGLALLAAAGAAALGLTAFRDSVVFFFSPTELAEQSPMDPDRRLRIGGLVEEGSLQKLEDGKTVTFTVTDMQHDVQVAYTGILPDLFREGQGVVAEGHMNPQGQFVAQEVLAKHDENYMPREVADALKKSGHWEEIEEQNAKNMRN; this is translated from the coding sequence TTGTCCCTGTCACGTGCAAAATCACGCAAACGCCAGCGCATGTATCTGGCCGGTCTGGCCCTGCTGGCTGCCGCCGGTGCTGCGGCCCTGGGCCTGACGGCCTTTCGTGATTCGGTTGTTTTCTTTTTCAGCCCCACCGAACTGGCCGAACAATCCCCCATGGACCCGGATCGCCGCCTGCGTATTGGTGGCCTGGTCGAGGAAGGATCGCTGCAAAAACTTGAAGACGGCAAAACCGTTACCTTTACCGTCACCGACATGCAGCATGATGTGCAGGTCGCCTATACCGGCATCCTGCCCGACCTGTTTCGCGAAGGCCAGGGTGTCGTCGCCGAAGGCCACATGAACCCGCAAGGCCAGTTTGTTGCCCAGGAAGTTCTCGCCAAGCATGACGAAAATTACATGCCCCGCGAAGTGGCCGATGCCCTGAAAAAAAGTGGCCACTGGGAAGAGATCGAAGAGCAAAATGCCAAAAATATGCGTAATTAA
- a CDS encoding tetratricopeptide repeat protein, translating into MIWLGIAGLSVLSFVTVFFTAFWRGKNAAAPNAASPTVSGTSLPATAGDTPAKPKYQIGDVVDDDDDDDDDFDDDLDYIAYRPAPQTAGTAAVPVANPSASLTVPAENTAAADNSAALNANTGPKPAIWAALLAIVPVIAAFGIYMWQGHPDMPARPYADRASERNIAAAAAAAVDSDDPDAQTDKQIRRLLGQIVISLESNPRNLQGWLVLARGSLRLGDIDRAVAAYRRAYALSGQNPLLAIEYADTRITAQGGQIDEVSRNLVLHALGQMPNHRLSRYYYGVMLEQQGHLMQSLHVLRDLVRDLPSDAPLHASTAAEIASLEAQIEASENSKNSTSNRDN; encoded by the coding sequence ATGATCTGGCTGGGAATTGCGGGACTTTCCGTACTGTCATTCGTTACCGTGTTTTTCACGGCCTTTTGGCGTGGCAAAAATGCTGCCGCGCCAAATGCCGCATCCCCGACTGTTTCTGGTACATCCTTGCCAGCAACGGCAGGGGATACGCCTGCCAAACCCAAATATCAGATCGGCGATGTCGTTGATGATGACGATGACGACGATGATGATTTTGACGACGACCTTGATTACATCGCCTACCGTCCGGCACCGCAAACTGCTGGCACCGCTGCCGTCCCGGTTGCAAATCCGTCTGCCAGTCTGACGGTTCCTGCGGAAAACACCGCTGCAGCTGACAACAGCGCAGCCCTGAACGCCAATACAGGCCCTAAGCCCGCCATTTGGGCAGCCCTTCTGGCGATTGTTCCGGTCATTGCCGCCTTTGGCATTTATATGTGGCAGGGCCACCCGGACATGCCCGCCCGCCCCTATGCCGACCGGGCCAGCGAACGCAACATTGCCGCCGCCGCAGCCGCCGCCGTTGATTCCGACGACCCCGATGCCCAAACCGACAAACAGATCCGCCGTTTGCTGGGCCAGATTGTGATTTCGCTGGAATCCAACCCGCGCAACCTGCAGGGCTGGCTGGTACTGGCGCGCGGGTCCTTGCGCCTTGGTGATATTGACCGCGCTGTTGCCGCCTATCGCCGGGCCTATGCCCTTTCGGGGCAAAACCCGCTTCTGGCCATTGAATATGCCGATACCCGCATCACCGCCCAGGGCGGCCAGATTGACGAGGTTTCACGCAACCTGGTCCTGCATGCTTTGGGACAAATGCCCAACCATCGCCTTAGCCGTTATTATTACGGCGTAATGCTGGAACAGCAGGGGCATTTGATGCAATCGCTGCATGTCCTGCGTGATCTGGTGCGCGACCTGCCATCGGACGCCCCGCTGCATGCGTCAACCGCGGCTGAAATCGCATCGCTGGAAGCGCAAATAGAAGCCAGCGAAAACAGCAAAAACAGTACTTCTAACCGCGATAACTAA